Proteins co-encoded in one Brassica oleracea var. oleracea cultivar TO1000 chromosome C4, BOL, whole genome shotgun sequence genomic window:
- the LOC106341267 gene encoding ATP-dependent helicase BRM-like isoform X3 translates to MQSGGSGGGPARGMGPAGRTNSTSSAASPTSSSSSVQQQQQLASRQQQGRNSEANDGMFAYHPGGVQGMMGGGNFGSPSGSMQHRRLFDSPQQQQQQQPQGSSQDGQQSFNPMQQAYLQFALQAQQQKVQQQARMGMMQGAMQQASNQAQGSPSNPSAEQFARGERQMESGHETKPHPQQVGTGQLMPGNITRPMQAPQGPQGVNNMGSNQLAFSQQWQAMQAWARERNIDLSHPANASQMSHILQGRMAAQQKSNEGNVASPSPSIPVSSQPSSSSRVPGENSPRPNSAGDISGQSGSGKARHAISTSSFASTSSPRMMNPAANPFSAQGRDNPMYPRHLVQPTNGMPSGNSMQTSANETHVLDHNASTNKGLGSAEHLQMQQPRQMNAPSPKAVLSDAGLLSKSSLQIGQGIKQEQQRSGFTKQQLHVLKAQILAFRRLKKGEGSLPQELFKSIAPPPLEVQTPLQIFPVKVHVQDRSSDKTVENQARSLESGKESQTAASSNGQIFAKEEDNGGDTEVPLATGNSQLFQNLGKEAASTTAATKEEQQTDVFPVKSDQGADASTQQTPRSDSNADKGKAVASDGGQSNVPAQANSPQQPKDTASARKYHGPLFDFPFFTRKHDTYGSATANANNNLTLAYDIKDLICEEGAEFFNKKRTDSLKKINGLLARNLERKRIRPDLVLRLQIEEKKLRLSALQSRVRDEVDRQQQDIMSMPDRPYRKFVRLCERQRLEMNRQVLANQKAVREKQLKTIFQWRKKLLEAHWSIRDARTARNRGVAKYHEKMLREFSKRPDDGRNKRMEALKNNDVERYREMLLEQQTNIPGDAAERYNVLSSFLTQTEDYLHKLGGKITATKNQQEVEEAANAAAIAARLQGLSEEEVRAAAACAREEVLIRNRFVEMNAPKDNSSVNKYYTLAHAVNEVVVRQPSMLQAGTLRDYQLVGLQWMLSLYNNKLNGILADEMGLGKTVQVMALIAYLMEFKGNYGPHLIIVPNAVLVNWKSELHTWLPSVSCIYYVGTKDQRSKLFSQEVCAMKFNVLVTTYEFIMYDRSKLSKVDWKYIVIDEAQRMKDRESVLARDLDRYRCQRRLLLTGTPLQNDLKELWSLLNLLLPDVFDNRKAFHDWFAQPFQREGPSHNIEDDWLETEKKVIVIHRLHQILEPFMLRRRVEDVEGSLPPKVSVVLRCRMSSIQSAVYDWIKATGTLRVDPDDEKLKAQKNPIYQAKIYKTLNNRCMELRKTCNHPLLNYPYFNDLSKDFLVRSCGKLWILDRILIKLQRTGHRVLLFSTMTKLLDILEEYLQWRRLVYRRIDGTTSLEDRESAIVDFNDPDTDCFIFLLSIRAAGRGLNLQTADTVVIYDPDPNPKNEEQAVARAHRIGQTREVKVIYMEAVVEKMSSHQKEDELRSGGSVDLEDDLAGKDRYIGSIEGLIRNNIQQYKIDMADEVINAGRFDQRTTHEERRMTLETLLHDEERYQETVHDVPSLHEVNRMIARSEEEVELFDQMDEEFDWTEEMTCHEQVPKWLRASTREVNATVADLSKKPSKNMLSSSNLIVQTGGPGGERKRGRPKSKKINYKEIEDDIGLFSEESSEEVNVDSGNEEEGGDIGQSDDDELTGALGDQQTNNGESDGENPVAGYDYPPRSGSYKKVPPQDDAGSSESSPESHRSKEMASPVSSKKFGSLSALDTRPGSVSKRLVDDLEDGEIGASGDSHIDLQRSYDRDEGGGEQVLQPTIKRKRSIRLRPRQTAEGTDGSDMPAAQPLQGDRSYRSKLRTVADSHGSRQDQSDSSSRLRSLPAKKVANTSKLHVSSPKSGRLNATQLPVEDNDEAARETWDGTSHIGSSNAGARMSPIIQKRCKTVISKLQRRIDKEGQQIVPMLTNLWKRIQNGYAAGGVNNLLELREIDQRVERLEYVGVMELASDVQYMLRGAMQFYGFSHEVRSEARKVHNLFFDLLKMSFPDTDFREARNALSFSGPSPTLVSTSSPRGPGGISQGKRPKPVDEEEPEPSSQQRENSRIRVQIPQKETKLGGTSSHTDESPILAHPGELVICKKKRKDREKSGPRTRTAGSSSPVSPQAMIGRGRRSPVSGSVTRETRLAQATHPNNSGAAGDSVGWANPVKKLRTDSGKRRPSHL, encoded by the exons ATGCAATCTGGAGGCAGTGGCGGAGGCCCCGCCCGGGGCATGGGTCCGGCGGGTCGGACCAACTCCACATCATCCGCTGCGTCTCCGACTTCTTCATCTTCATCCGTGCAACAGCAGCAGCAGTTGGCGTCTAGGCAG CAGCAGGGGAGAAACTCAGAGGCAAATGATGGCATGTTCGCGTATCATCCTGGTGGGGTTCAGGGGATGATGGGAGGTGGTAACTTTGGTTCTCCGTCTGGCTCTATGCAGCACCGGAGATTGTTTGACTCTCCTCAACAACAACAACAACAACAACCACAGGGCTCTTCCCAAGATGGCCAGCAAAGTTTTAATCCGATGCAGCAAGCGTATCTTCAGTTTGCTTTACAGGCGCAGCAACAAAAGGTGCAGCAGCAAGCTAGAATGGGAATG ATGCAAGGCGCGATGCAGCAGGCATCTAATCAGGCACAGGGCTCGCCGTCTAATCCATCGGCTGAACAGTTTGCTCGCGGTGAAAGGCAGATGGAATCAGGTCACGAAACAAAACCCCATCCCCAGCAAGTTGGGACTGGACAACTAATGCCTGGAAATATTACAAGGCCAATGCAGGCACCACAGGGTCCGCAGGGTGTGAATAATATGGGGTCCAACCAACTCGCGTTTTCACAGCAGTGGCAGGCCATGCAGGCGTGGGCGAGGGAGCGTAATATTGATCTCTCGCATCCTGCCAACGCCAGCCAAATGTCGCACATACTCCAGGGAAGAATGGCTGCCCAACAGAAGTCTAATGAAGGAAATGTGGCTTCACCGTCACCGTCTATTCCAGTGTCTAGCCAGCCATCTTCATCTTCACGTGTTCCAGGTGAGAACTCGCCTCGTCCCAACTCTGCTGGTGATATCTCTGGGCAGTCAGGATCAGGAAAGGCCAGACATGCGATATCTACCAGCTCATTTGCCTCGACTTCCAGTCCTAGAATGATGAACCCGGCTGCGAATCCATTCTCTGCCCAAGGGAGAGATAATCCAATGTATCCTCGCCATTTAGTTCAGCCTACGAATGGGATGCCCTCTGGAAATTCCATGCAGACGTCTGCGAATGAGACACATGTTTTGGATCACAATGCTTCTACAAATAAAGGTTTAGGTTCTGCTGAACATTTGCAGATGCAGCAGCCTAGGCAGATGAATGCACCCAGTCCAAAAGCTGTTCTATCTGACGCTGGTTTACTCAGTAAATCTTCCCTTCAGATTGGACAGGGGATCAAACAAGAGCAACAGCGATCAGGATTTACCAAACAACAACTCCATGTTCTCAAAGCCCAGATACTGGCATTTCGTCGTTTGAAG AAAGGAGAAGGTTCTTTGCCTCAGGAGCTTTTTAAATCTATTGCTCCACCACCGCTTGAAGTGCAGACTCCGTTGCAGATTTTTCCTGTGAAAGTACATGTTCAGGATAGGTCTTCAGACAAAACTGTAGAAAACCAAGCAAGGTCACTGGAGTCTGGCAAAGAGTCTCAGACTGCTGCTTCTTCAAATGGACAGATTTTTGCTAAAGAGGAAGATAATGGTGGAGATACAGAAGTACCATTGGCGACGGGCAACAGCCAATTATTTCAAAATCTGGGAAAAGAAGCTGCTTCTACTACTGCGGCTACGAAAGAGGAGCAACAAACTGATGTATTCCCTGTTAAGTCAGACCAAGGAGCAGATGCTAGTACTCAACAGACTCCTAGAAGTGATTCTAATGCTGATAAGGGAAAAGCTGTTGCATCTGATGGAGGCCAATCTAATGTTCCGGCACAAGCAAACTCTCCCCAGCAGCCTAAGGATACAGCCTCCGCCAGGAAATATCACGGACCATTGTTTGATTTTCCCTTTTTCACTCGAAAACATGACACTTATGGATCTGCAACAGCCAATGCCAACAACAATCTCACATTAGCTTATGATATCAAAGACCTGATCTGTGAAGAAGGTGCAGAATTCTTCAACAAGAAAAGAACAGATAGTTTGAAGAAGATAAATGGTCTCCTAGCAAGAAACTTGGAAAGGAAAAGGATTAGGCCGGATCTTGTTTTACGGCTTCAGATTGAAGAGAAAAAGCTCAGGCTATCGGCTCTTCAGTCTCGTGTTAGAGATGAAGTGGATCGACAACAGCAGGATATAATGTCCATGCCTGATAGACCATACCGTAAGTTTGTGAGGTTGTGCGAACGACAACGCCTTGAAATGAATAGACAAGTACTGGCCAACCAGAAAGCTGTTAGAGAAAAGCAGCTGAAAACCATTTTTCAGTGGCGTAAGAAACTCCTTGAGGCTCACTGGTCTATACGTGATGCACGCACTGCTCGTAACAGGGGAGTTGCCAAATACCATGAAAAGATGTTGAGAGAGTTCTCGAAGAGACCAGATGATGGCCGGAACAAAAGGATGGAGGCACTGAAAAATAATGATGTAGAAAGGTACAGGGAGATGTTGCTGGAACAGCAAACAAATATACCTGGTGATGCTGCTGAAAGATATAATGTTCTCTCTTCATTTTTGACCCAAACGGAAGATTATCTCCATAAACTTGGAGGTAAGATTACTGCCACAAAGAATCAACAAGAAGTGGAGGAAGCAGCGAATGCTGCAGCAATTGCAGCGAGATTGCAG GGCCTTTCAGAAGAAGAGGTCAGGGCGGCAGCTGCTTGTGCTCGGGAAGAAGTTCTGATCAGAAATAGATTTGTGGAAATGAATGCGCCAAAAGATAATTCATCTGTTAACAA GTATTATACTCTGGCTCATGCTGTAAATGAAGTCGTTGTGAGACAACCGTCGATGCTCCAAGCTGGAACTTTGCGTGATTACCAGCTG GTTGGATTGCAATGGATGCTCTCCTTGTATAATAACAAATTAAATGGGATCTTGGCTGATGAGATGGGTCTTGGAAAAACTGTGCAG GTAATGGCACTGATTGCTTACCTTATGGAGTTCAAGGGGAATTATGGACCACATCTCATCATCGTTCCTAATGCTGTTCTGGTGAACTGGAAG AGTGAACTCCATACTTGGCTGCCATCCGTTTCATGCATATATTATGTTGGTACAAAGGATCAACGTTCAAAATTGTTCTCTCAG GAGGTTTGCGCCATGAAGTTCAATGTCCTCGTTACGACTTATGAGTTTATTATGTATGATCGATCAAAACTCTCAAAAGTTGACTGGAAATATATTGTTATTGACGAAGCACAACGGATGAAGGACAGAGAATCTGTTTTGGCCCGAGATCTTGACCGATATCGCTGCCAGAGGAGATTACTTCTCACTGGGACACCTCTACAG AACGATCTGAAAGAGCTTTGGTCACTATTGAATCTCCTCCTTCCTGATGTCTTTGACAATCGAAAAGCATTTCATGATTGGTTCGCTCAACCCTTTCAAAGAGAAGGTCCTTCGCATAATATAGAGGATGACTGGCTGGAGACTGAGAAAAAGGTCATAGTCATTCACAGGCTTCATCAAATTTTAGAGCCGTTCATGCTCAGACGTCGTGTTGAGGATGTCGAAGGTTCACTTCCTCCTAAG GTTTCCGTAGTTTTAAGATGTAGGATGTCTTCTATTCAGAGTGCCGTTTATGATTGGATCAAAGCTACTGGAACTCTAAGAGTTGATCCAGACGATGAAAAACTTAAGGCTCAGAAGAATCCGATCTACCAAGCCAAGATATATAAAACTTTAAACAATAGGTGCATGGAGTTGAGGAAAACATGTAATCATCCGTTGCTCAATTATCCATATTTCAATGATCTTTCCAAGGATTTTCTCGTAAGGTCATGTGGAAAATTGTGGATTCTGGATAGAATTCTTATAAAGCTACAGAGGACAGGCCATCGTGTATTACTCTTCAGTACAATGACTAAACTCCTTGATATCTTGGAAGAGTATTTGCAATGGAGGAGGCTCGTATACCGCAGAATAGATGGGACTACCAGTCTAGAAGATCGGGAATCAGCTATTGTGGATTTCAATGATCCGGATACTGATTGCTTTATTTTCTTGCTTAGTATACGTGCAGCTGGAAGGGGTCTCAACCTTCAGACTGCTGACACAGTTGTGATATATGATCCGGATCCAAACCCCAAGAATGAGGAACAAGCAGTTGCCAGAGCCCATCGTATTGGGCAGACGAGGGAAGTAAAAGTGATATATATGGAGGCAGTTGTTGAAAAAATGTCTAGCCATCAAAAGGAGGACGAGCTTAGAAGTGGTGGTTCAGTAGACCTAGAGGATGACTTGGCTGGGAAGGACCGGTATATAGGATCTATTGAGGGTCTCATAAGGAATAATATTCAGCAGTACAAGATTGACATGGCTGATGAAGTCATTAATGCTGGGCGGTTTGACCAAAGGACGACTCATGAAGAGCGGCGAATGACATTGGAGACTTTATTGCATGATGAAGAGAGATATCAAGAAACCGTCCATGATGTACCTTCTCTCCATGAGGTGAACAGGATGATTGCCAGAAGCGAGGAGGAAGTTGAGTTATTCGATCAGATGGATGAAGAATTTGACTGGACCGAAGAGATGACTTGTCATGAACAGGTGCCTAAGTGGCTTCGAGCTAGTACCAGAGAGGTGAATGCTACTGTTGCTGATTTGTCCAAGAAACCGTCAAAGAACATGTTGTCAAGCAGTAATCTAATTGTGCAAACTGGCGGGCCTGGAGGTGAGAGAAAAAGAGGGCGTCCCAAGAGCAAAAAGATTAACTACAAGGAAATTGAAGATGACATTGGATTATTCTCTGAGGAAAGCTCTGAGGAAGTGAACGTTGATTCTGGGAACGAAGAAGAGGGAGGAGACATTGGACAATCTGATGATGATGAGCTAACTGGTGCTCTTGGTGATCAACAAACCAACAATGGCGAATCTGATGGAGAGAACCCCGTCGCTGGTTATGATTATCCTCCGCGGTCTGGTAGTTATAAAAAAGTCCCTCCACAGGATGATGCCGGTTCTTCAGAATCTTCGCCAGAAAGTCATAGATCGAAAGAGATGGCTTCTCCTGTTTCTTCAAAAAAATTTGGCTCTTTGTCTGCATTGGACACTAGGCCAGGTTCTGTCTCGAAAAGACTG GTAGATGACCTAGAAGATGGGGAAATAGGAGCCTCTGGGGATTCTCACATAGATCTCCAACGATCCTATGACCGTGATGAAGGGGGAGGAGAACAGGTTTTGCAACCTACAATAAAACGGAAACGGAGTATTCGTCTAAGACCCCGTCAAACAGCAGAAGGAACAGACGGTAGTGATATGCCTGCAGCTCAGCCATTGCAAGGCGATCGTAGCTATCGATCAAAATTGAGAACAGTTGCTGACTCGCATGGTTCAAGACAAGATCAGAGTGATTCATCCTCGAGACTTCGGAGTTTACCTGCAAAGAAGGTAGCTAATACTTCCAAGCTGCATGTATCATCACCAAAATCTGGTAGATTGAACGCCACACAGCTTCCCGTGGAGGACAACGATGAAGCTGCTAGAGAAACATGGGATGGAACTAGTCATATAGGCTCTTCAAATGCAGGTGCAAGAATGTCCCCCATCATACAGAAACGG TGCAAAACCGTCATTAGCAAACTCCAAAGGAGAATCGACAAGGAAGGTCAGCAGATTGTGCCTATGCTGACGAATTTGTGGAAGAGAATTCAGAATGGTTATGCAGCTGGAGGTGTGAATAATCTTTTGGAGCTACGAGAGATAGATCAGCGGGTGGAAAGGCTAGAGTACGTAGGAGTTATGGAACTCGCATCTGACGTGCAGTATATGCTAAGGGGAGCAATGCAATTCTATGGATTCTCACACGAG GTGAGATCTGAAGCAAGGAAGGTTCACAACCTCTTCTTTGATCTACT